A window of Thunnus thynnus chromosome 17, fThuThy2.1, whole genome shotgun sequence contains these coding sequences:
- the LOC137167945 gene encoding MAGUK p55 subfamily member 3-like — MKEAMPVLTAGAGLHETLALLTSQLRPDANHKEDMVFLKDVFSERSLGYLMKIHEKLRQYERQSPTPVLHSASSLAEDVAEELQSGPMSTEEKELLHLLTSPHLKAVLSVHDTVAQKNFDPVLPPLPDDFEDDLEEESVKIVRLVKNKEPLGATIRRDEATGSVIVARIMRGGAADRSGLVHVGDELREVNGISVIHKRPDEISQLLSQSQGSITLKIIPAIKEEDRLKESKVYVRALFDYIPLEDKATPCQEAGLPFKRGDILQVVTQDDHTWWQAKRVGDSNLRAGLIPSKQFQERRLAYRIKMGTLPNPKSPKKPIYDQGCDKEDCDCEGYFNGQYIAGLRRSFRLSRKDRQGSSGEGSDPGDPDFLTYEEVTRYQQRPNERPRLVVLIGSLGARINELKQRVIAENPHRYAVAVPHTTRPKKPHEKEGVEYHFVTKQQFDADALNNKFIEHGEYKENQYGTSIEAIRSVQAKNKMCIVDVQPEALKRLRTAEFKPYVIFVKPRVPESRRRRSAATSPGGGDHGRITDEDLQEMRQSAIQIDQQYGHLVDRVLIKEDSASACAELRGILERLERESFWVPLSWVRT, encoded by the exons ATGAAAGAAGCCATGCCGGTCCTCACAGCAGGAGCGG GGCTGCATGAAACATTGGCCCTGCTGACCTCTCAGCTGCGTCCTGATGCCAATCACAAAGAGGACATGGTGTTCCTCAAAGACGTCTTCAGCGAGAGGAGCTTGGGATACCTCATGAAG ATTCATGAGAAGCTGAGACAGTATGAGAGACAGAGTCCGACACCTGTCCTCCACAGTGCCTCTTCCCTGGCAGAGGAT GTGGCGGAGGAGCTGCAGAGCGGACCGATGAGCACAGAGGAGAAGGAGCTGCTGCACCTGCTGACCTCACCACATCTCAAG GCTGTTCTCTCGGTGCACGACACCGTGGCTCAGAAGAACTTTGACCCCGTGCTGCCGCCGCTGCCGGATGACTTTGAGGACGATCTGGAAGAGGAGTCAGTGAAGATTGTCAGGCTGGTGAAGAACAAGGAGCCTCTG GGAGCCACCATCAGGCGTGATGAGGCCACGGGGTCAGTGATTGTGGCTCGGATCATGAGGGGAGGCGCAGCTGACCGAAGCG GTTTGGTCCACGTAGGAGATGAGCTCAGGGAAGTCAATGGCATCTCTGTGATCCACAAGAGGCCTGATGAGATCAGTCAGCTGCTG TCCCAGTCCCAGGGCTCCATCACTCTGAAGATAATCCCTGCCATTAAAGAAGAGGATCGGCTAAAGGAGAGCAAG GTGTACGTGAGAGCCCTGTTCGACTACATCCCCTTGGAAGACAAGGCCACGCCCTGCCAAGAAGCAGGACTCCCCTTCAAGCGGGGAGACATCCTGCAAGTTGTGACCCAGGATGACCACACATGGTGGCAAGCAAAGCGCGTGGGAGACAGCAACCTGCGGGCCGGGCTCATCCCCTCCAAACAGTTCCAGGAGAG GCGACTGGCCTACAGGATCAAAATGGGCACGCTACCGAATCCAAAATCCCCTAAAAAGCCTATCT ATGACCAAGGATGTGATAAAG AGGACTGTGACTGTGAGGGCTATTTCAATGGACAGTACATAG CTGGTCTGCGGAGGAGTTTCCGGCTGAGTCGTAAAGACAGGCAAGGATCTTCCGGTGAGGGCTCAGATCCCGGAGATCCCGACTTCTTGACCTATGAGGAGGTGACTCGCTACCAACAACGGCCTAATGAGAGGCCCCGTCTGGTGGTTCTGATTG GTTCTCTTGGAGCACGAATCAATGAACTCAAACAGCGGGTAATTGCTGAAAACCCACATCGTTACGCAGTGGCTGTACCAC ATACCACCAGGCCTAAGAAACCTCATGAGAAGGAGGGTGTAGAGTACCACTTTGTAACCAAACAGCAATTTGATGCAGATGCCCTAAACAACAA GTTCATAGAGCATGGGGAATACAAGGAGAACCAGTATGGCACCAGTATAGAGGCTATTCGCTCTGTGCAGGCCAAGAATAAGATGTGTATAGTTGATGTGCAGCCTGAG GCCCTGAAGAGGCTGCGAACAGCAGAGTTCAAGCCCTATGTGATATTTGTCAAACCCCGCGTTCCTGAGAGCAGACGTCGGCGCAGTGCCGCCACCTCACCAGGAGGGGGAGACCATGGCCGCATAACA GATGAGGACCTCCAGGAGATGCGTCAGTCTGCCATTCAGATTGATCAACAGTATGGACACCTGGTGGACCGGGTCCTGATCAAGGAGGACTCAGCCAGTGCCTGTGCAGAGCTGAGAGGTATTTTGGAAAGGCTGGAGCGAGAGTCCTTCTGGGTGCCTCTCAGCTGGGTGCGGACCTAA